The Luteolibacter arcticus genome segment GAGCACCACCGGGCGACGCAGATCCACACTCCAGAGGCTGGGGCGTCTCGCGTCCTTCTCATGCGGCGTCGAGCGGATGGCTTGCGCGATCTGCCCGATCTCGGCGTCGCTTTTCGTGGGCGAGATCGCTTTCAAGATGACGGTTGCCTCAGCATCGCGGCCGCGCGACATCAGCCACCGCGGGCTTTCCGGCAGGGAGAAGCAGGCCAGCGAGTAGATGAGCGCCGGCAAGGCCTCCGAGCCCATCATCCAGCGCCAGGAATTGTCGCCCACGTTGCTCAGCAGCCAGTTCGTGAGGAAGGCGACGAGGATGCCGAAGACGATGTTGAACTGGAACATGCCGGCGAGCCTGCCGCGCCGGTCAGGCGGCGAGATCTCGGAGATATAGAGCGGTGCGGCCACCGTCGAGACGCCGACACCCAGGCCGCCGATGAAGCGTGCGATGCTGAAAGACCACGGATCAGTAGCCAGCCCCGACCAGATCGCAGACACGAGGTAGAGGATGCCGATCCAAAGCAGTGTCTTCTTCCGCCCCCAGCGATCGGTCGGCCACGCACCGGCGATGGCACCTGCCACCGTGCCGTAGAGGGCCGAGCCCATCACGATGCCATGCATGGCGGGCGACAGGTCCCAAAGTGCCTGGATCGATTTTTCCGCACCGGAGATCACCACGGTGTCGAAGCCGAACAAAAAGCCAGCCAGCGCGGCAACGATACTCCAGAGGACGAGGCGGGATTGCATGAACGTGGGTTTCCGGAACTTGGGTTTACGGCGACGCCCACCGTGGCGGTTCCCATGCGAGACCCGCAATCTCGTCCCGGCAGATCGGTAAACAAAGGTGCTTTTACAGATCCGGCTTCTGTCAGGTCCGTTTTCCTCTCACCTTGTCCCCTCCAAGCACCGCCGGACCAGCGGGAGATAGCTGTTTCCGAAGAGATTCAGATGATTCAGCGCGTGGTAGAGATCGTAGAGCCGGCGGCGGCGAGGATTGGGCGCGGGATCCGGAAGCCCGTAGCCGCTGTAGAAGGCAGCCGGCAGCACCCCGCCGAAAAGCTGGAGCATCGCCAGATCGGTTTCGGCATCCCCGAAATAGGGTGCGGGATCGAAAACGATCGCGTTTCCATCCGGCAGCGCGGCGGCATTTCCCGACCACAGGTCGCCGTGCAGCAGAGACGCCGGCGGGTGATGGTCCGCCAGCAGCTGCTCCGCCGCCTCCAGAATTTCGCGCGCCGGGAGAGGATGGGCACTTGCCAGGCGGAGCTGGGGCTTGAGCCGGCGCTCGATGAAGAACTCGCACCACGACGAAAGCGGACCATTTTCCTGCGGCGTGGCGCCGATGAAGTTGTCGTGGTCGAGCCCGAACATCGGCCGGGTGACCCGATGAAGCGCCGCCAGCGCCCTCCCGAGGTTTTCCCACGAGCGGGAATCCAGCGGGCGAAGATCGAGCCACTCCATGGCCAGCCAGCGGACACCTGCCATGACACCTTGCCCCAGCAATTGCGGCACCCGGATCTGCGGTGCGAGCAGGTCCAAACCCCGTGCCTCAGCCTCAAGCATGGCCGCATCCTCCCCGCCACCGGACTTCACGAAAACGCACCGGCCATCCGCCAGATCCAGCCTCCGCGCCTGATGAATGCAGCCGCCGCCAACCGCACACGACCCACGAACCGTCGAGCCAAGCGCCGCTGCGATGGAGTCATCCACCGGTGCCGCGCCGCTCCTCATGCCGTCGCGCGCCGTGCCTGTTCATCGCTCATCCACGCATAGAGGATGGCCCACAGCGAAAGCGCGAGCGAGAACAGCGGGATCTGCACCGGCTCCGGAAGCAAATAAAGCACGGTCACCACGGGGATCCATACGCCCCACGTCGCAAACAAGGCGGGCACGATGTGGCCTCGGTAGTAGCGCGCGGTGAAGAAATCGCGCGTCATCCGGTAGCCGCGGTTTTTCCAGGCGAAGAGCCAGACGGTGACCGGCGCGGCGAAGAGCGGGTTGTAGAGAAATTGATCCACCAGCACCTGCGGGATCACCACCGAGGCCAACGGCTCGTCGCCGAACCACTGGGCTTGGTAGCGATAGAACACATCGACGACGAAGCCCATCCCGCCCCAGAAAGGCACCGTGAAAAGCAGCTCCTCGAAGTTCTTCTGCATCACCCGGCCACGCTGGTTGATCACGATGCGCAGCAACTCCGGCACCAAGGCCCCCGCCACGGCCGCCGCCAACACACTGTAGCCGAAGCCCCACGCCGCCTTGGTCTCGGCCAGCCGCACGAACACCCCGTGAGACGGCGGATGGAAGTAGTAAAGCACCAGCAGCACCACCATTGCTCCCTGCACGATCAGGCCCGGCACCACGTTGGCCCGCACCGCACGCAGGCCGGCCCGCCACGGGGCTTCGCGCATGATTCCGGTCGGCTCGCTCACGCCGCGGACCCTGCGCGGCGCGGCCGATCTGCCAAGCGGGAAGTTGAGCGCTCCACTCACGCCGACAGGTTGAATGAATCACGCCATCCACTCGTCTCACGGGCATGATCTTCTCGCGTCTCGCACCCTTGTTTCTTGCTGCGCTCGCCCCGCTATCGGCAGCCAATTTCCCGGTCGTGCCGCCGTCCGACCGCGTGCTCACGGTGGAGCAGGTGAAAACCTTCTGGGTCACCCGGCTGCGCTCGCAGCCCTTGCCCGCCAAAGTCACACCACTCCACCCCGAGCGCAACACCGCCCGCCGCGCCGAAATCCAGCGCCGCCGCGGCCTCATGGAGGAAATCCGCGCCGGCCATCACGACCTCGCCGCCCGACTGGTCTGCCTGAGCCACAATGTCGATGCGTGGTCGCGCCTCGGCGATGAACCGAAGTCCGATGCAAGCGAGCAGCGCCTGATCCGGCTGCGCGAGCATGTCGCCAAGCTGGCCACCCTCGAAGCCCAGCGCGAAGCCGCGGTGAAAGTCGGCGAAGCCGCCGATCGCATGGTGGCGAGGGGCGAAGAGATCCAGCGATTAAAAGACCTGCTCGCCCGACAGGACGAGCTTTGTGGGTAAGCTTACTCGCCCCACCCATCGGGAAAGCGCGCCGCAGGGAAGATCTCCCGCGCCTCCGCAAGCAGCGCGGCCCGATCCTCCCGGAGATACCTGCTGGACACATGGATTAGCACCAGCTCCTCCACCCCGGCATCACGGGCCAGCGCGGCCACTTGGTCGGCGGTCATGTGGTAATTCTTCTGCGCCAGCTCCAGATCCACGGCACGATACTGCGACTCGCACACCATGCGACGGCAGCCCGCCAGCCAGCGACGCACCTTTTCCGCAGTCGCCTCGTCCAACAGAAAGTCGGTCAAATACGCCACCGAATCGCCCGGCGTCGGAACCAACAGCTCCGCCCGCAACTCCCCCGCCGACCGCCCCTCGACCATCGCGTCGTCCGGCAAAGCCGCGCGGTCCTTCAGCGTCTTCAACCACGGGCCTGGCTTCAGCCCGAGCGCCGCCAGCCGCTGTGGATCGATGTTCCAGCGGGTCTTCTCCGTGACCTTGTAGGCCATGCTCGCGGTCAGGTGATCGAGCGCCATCGCCTCCACGGTGAAGTCCTCTTCGTCCAAGATCATCAGCCCGTCGCGCACCATGGCGGCTTCCTCGTGTGCGGTTTCAAATGCCTCGGGCAATTCGTAGCGCCACGTCCGGATCTCCATCTCGCCGATGTCCGAGACACGCCAGGTCGCGCCAAGGTTTTCGTGGAGATTCCAAAGGTAGCTGCGGAAGCGGTGATGCAGGATCTTCCCGGTCCCCGGTGGGCCCCAGATCCGGTTGCTGTCGCCCTCGCGGGCGAAATTCATGCGGAAAAACCCGTCGAAGCCCGCCACATGATCCATGTGGAAGTGCGAGAAAAAGACGTGGTCGATCGCCTGCACCTCCCCCGCCGTGAGGGCTGACAGGCAGCCCTCGCCGCAGTCGAAAAGCAGCCGGCGCACGGCATGGCCACTGTCCACCTCCACGTGAAGTGCATTGTCCCGCCCGGCCGCGCCGAGCACCCGGAAGCGGATGGCCATGCCGCAGGCAAGGAAGCCGCCCG includes the following:
- a CDS encoding fructosamine kinase family protein, translating into MRSGAAPVDDSIAAALGSTVRGSCAVGGGCIHQARRLDLADGRCVFVKSGGGEDAAMLEAEARGLDLLAPQIRVPQLLGQGVMAGVRWLAMEWLDLRPLDSRSWENLGRALAALHRVTRPMFGLDHDNFIGATPQENGPLSSWCEFFIERRLKPQLRLASAHPLPAREILEAAEQLLADHHPPASLLHGDLWSGNAAALPDGNAIVFDPAPYFGDAETDLAMLQLFGGVLPAAFYSGYGLPDPAPNPRRRRLYDLYHALNHLNLFGNSYLPLVRRCLEGTR
- a CDS encoding MBL fold metallo-hydrolase, giving the protein MAIRFRVLGAAGRDNALHVEVDSGHAVRRLLFDCGEGCLSALTAGEVQAIDHVFFSHFHMDHVAGFDGFFRMNFAREGDSNRIWGPPGTGKILHHRFRSYLWNLHENLGATWRVSDIGEMEIRTWRYELPEAFETAHEEAAMVRDGLMILDEEDFTVEAMALDHLTASMAYKVTEKTRWNIDPQRLAALGLKPGPWLKTLKDRAALPDDAMVEGRSAGELRAELLVPTPGDSVAYLTDFLLDEATAEKVRRWLAGCRRMVCESQYRAVDLELAQKNYHMTADQVAALARDAGVEELVLIHVSSRYLREDRAALLAEAREIFPAARFPDGWGE